AAACGGCTGGGAAAGGTTGAGTATGCAAGCATGTGGCAGAGTGTGTAGATGAAGGAGCTGGTTTGCCCAAGGAAAATTTATACAGACCTTCATGTAAAGTGCCTTTGAGGAGGGTGTTTCCCGTCGCTAGGTCCTTCACAACACaaaaaaatggatgaaattcaaaATAGACATTATTGTCTTGAGCAAATTTGCTCACACTAAGCAGATTTTTAGAAATATGAGGGACTCGAAGAAGGTGATTTAGAGATAATTTGCATTTCGAATCATGAGATAGGAAATATGAAGAACCAATATGAGTGATCGGCAAACCTGTTCCATTCCCCATCAGAACATTACCTCCACCGGTATATTCAGTCCCAAGAGCAAGGTTGGCAAGATCATTAGTAACATGGTGAGAAGCTCCGGAATCTGGGAACCACCAGTCATCATTTAAACTTTCTGAATTTGCCACAGCTACTGCAGCAGATGGAGGTGCTTCAGGCTTGTTGCGATAATTGTTTGAGTGGTGATTTCCTGGAGTTCGTGGATGTGAAACGAATTCCTTGTCAAAGCGGTAATAACATTTTTCCGCAATGTGGCCAGAATACCCACAAATCTGGCAAATAGGGCGATTGTTGGTGTTTGACNGATAGTGTTGATTTGGTTGGAGGGATTTAGAATCATGAGGTTAGGGCTGAGATTGGACATTGTGGCTGAGCCGGATTCTCCAGGTGAGGTGGCTTCCGCCAtagttgctctgataccaagttAGAATATTAAATACGATGGTTGAAGAAGGCACTGTAGAATTGTATTCCAATCTCTCTAATTTCAAAGAGTCAATACAAGtgtatttatatttacaatCACCAAGGATAAAAGAGGAAAAGAAGAATATAAAGTTTGTTATATTGTTACAACAGCAAACTATAAGAGAGATCTAGGAGCTTCTAGATGGCCAGCTTGTGATCTGCTACATGTGTGAACATATGGCTTCTTGTGCACTTGGTTTTGATTACATTACTTAACAATAGATaagatgtttttttttacaaaaaattaataatgtaatCTGAAATACAATAGAAGCTACAGTATGTAAACAACTGCAAAAGGGaaaccaagaaaaataaaacttcagGTTGAGCTCTCTACTTTCATGATAATTCCTGTCCTAAACTCCCCAGCTAAAGTTACATTCTTGGCCCTAACAAACCGTGATTTCTTGAACAATCTCATAATCTTCTCCACTTCCCTAGGTCCACATTCCTCCACTGCCACAACACAAAGCCCATCTATCCTCACCGTCCTCTCAATCTCCCCAACGTATCGGGCGGGAAACAGGGCCCGATCCAAATACACACCGAACCCAACATCAAAAATCCCATCAAAAAAGGGCAAATTATGGGGATCGGCTCGGCTCACCAAAGGCGGAGAATCGACCAGCTCCACCCCAGTCACATCAGCCACGCCCAATTCATTCATCGCCACAACTGAATGACCTGGCCCGGCGGAGACAATCAGGGCTCGCGAATGGTTAGAAATGTGGAAGGTCTTGAAGAACGCGGCGTAAGATGATACCGCGGTGGTCCATGATTTAGTGGACCAGATGCGACGGTTCCGCTTGTCGGGAGAGGCGTAGTAGCGAGGATTGAAATCACAAGTGGATGTGGGAAACCGGGTGTGTGGCTTCGGGTCTGAGGGATCCACGCAGGTTTCAGGGGTTTGGAGATAGAGGAAGAAAAAGGTTAATGTGGCTACAGCAATGGAGGCATAGGAGAGCTTGTTCAAAAAGATTTGGACGTGGCTTTCCATCAATCTGAAACTGAAACACTGCAGACCGATAACTTCTGAAGACGTAGGTGCTGTCCTGTCTTGTCTTGAATGGGTGTgttgtataaatataaatataaatataaaataataaaagcagagatttcaattattataaaattttattttattttgggaaatattactatttaaaaaaaagaagttaACGAGGGCCCCGAATATTGCTTCCATGCGAAGTTTAGAGTGACAATTTTGTTCTTTGGTGAaggcaataaaataaaatccaaccAGTTTTCCAACCTCCTCGTCCATTTAAGGAAAGGAAATAGCTGACTTCTCGTTCGTTTCGGGTACCAAATTGTCTCACAGCGCGGTCCTGATTTCAGAAAATCAAGTGCTAATCCAATTGCCCACTTGTCTGGGTTCTTAATTCGGTGAGCCATATCAAAGCTTTCCCCCATTCTACCTGTGATAGAGTAAATTGATGCAAACGGGATGAGTTTATGTGATTTCAGGAACCATGGACGCGTGTTTTCTAttgtttattctttttttttttttttttttttttttttttttttttNNNNNNNNNNNNNNNNNNNNNtttttttttttttttttgtatttgtctttgttttcaatttttctgGCTTCTTCCGACATATCCTAGTCACCGACTCTCCCCTTTTTGTCAGCGTGTTGCCCTTTAACCACTTGTGCTTATGTATAACTCCAGTGTTTGATTTTCTTATAGGTCATTCAGCAACTCATAAGGTGTAACCTAAGGTGTTATAACAAGGGATGGAGATTGGAGACCGGGGATTCATTGGATGTATTTTTAGAGCTCTACACACCAAATATCGTACTGCTGTGGACAAAATAATAGCAGGAGAGAGATAAAGAAAGAGAGTTTTGTCTGAGGAAATTGAGGGTTctatttat
This window of the Primulina huaijiensis isolate GDHJ02 unplaced genomic scaffold, ASM1229523v2 scaffold20025, whole genome shotgun sequence genome carries:
- the LOC140966157 gene encoding uncharacterized protein: MESHVQIFLNKLSYASIAVATLTFFFLYLQTPETCVDPSDPKPHTRFPTSTCDFNPRYYASPDKRNRRIWSTKSWTTAVSSYAAFFKTFHISNHSRALIVSAGPGHSVVAMNELGVADVTGVELVDSPPLVSRADPHNLPFFDGIFDVGFGVYLDRALFPARYVGEIERTVRIDGLCVVAVEECGPREVEKIMRLFKKSRFVRAKNVTLAGEFRTGIIMKVESST